A stretch of Chionomys nivalis chromosome 2, mChiNiv1.1, whole genome shotgun sequence DNA encodes these proteins:
- the Ssc5d gene encoding soluble scavenger receptor cysteine-rich domain-containing protein SSC5D isoform X5, translating into MTSLLLTPWPSSQLPCSPKAASSQNGPRKKNLRPPKQAKSTRAPVLTNGASRQERLRLVSGPHGCAGRLEVWHGGRWGTVCDDGWDLRDAAVACRELGCGGALAAPGGARFGPGAGPVWMDDVGCGGGEQALRDCPRSPWGRSNCDHTEDAGLVCTGPAPRLRLADGPHGCAGRLEVWHGGRWGSVCDDAWDLRDAAVACRELGCGGALAAPGGAFFGEGSGPIVLDDLRCRGNETALRFCPSRSWGQHDCHHREDAGAVCDGMPLGDVQPTAPTVNSNTSTPRLLSTSVSQTPSLVGSRPPASPTDPPEPGPEAGSPQLRLVAGPSRCSGRLEVWHDGRWGTVCDDGWDMRDSAVVCRELGCGGPRQPDPAAGRFGWGAGPIWLDDVGCVGTEASLSECPAASWGKHNCAHNEDVGVTCTGTPGLGTISDPFSWSWLPGLGRDQDAWIPGELATKPSADLTSSVLEKTTKAPGKAPKSTKKWVTKNAKRPTAPPPGMPTTRRSRVPGTPSTLNITPRTSELPKRLTTEAPHRQMSHTPVKLTPRVPWEWTSETVTSLSTQDPQEVTSEATITQTPQASLEPPGESPEGSLESSRDPAPTPSAGVPTPSGPFRVRLADGPNRCAGRLEVWHAGQWGTVCDDSWDLRDATVACWELGCGKVRPRVGKTHYGPGTGPIWLDDMGCKGSETSLSDCPSGTWGKHNCDHEEDVVLSCTGYTGDDDYPSWTWDPTSGEDLTKGTTTAAQPGRTLSWAATTRNPEVPSSGTQRLPDTDGQGGYELSWTWDTPSRRGLSRGTPTTTKPRPTVTSGTGKSPGHPFPAPRARAGTGSPRKPKPERRLLRPTPARTAPTTLSPAPSTSPAPSGSPLTSGSGPQLIPDSATKPERTTGPPQTSPPTPGLSSLTASDSALSTSDASLLPTGIPQHSQSPTSTSLKGLTSDSSALPEGTSLSPTSELTPASDTTPGLGATPKIAPERSDFSGIPMSPRTPTQPSTDPHPTPAPHPTTTPNPTTIPHLTTTLHPTTTPHPTTTPQHTTSYPTMTPVHTTDPQLPRTPHPTATPQPPTNPHASLTAATPTKSLPSSLETGFPSLTLEPRVKPSLHPELTFEEAPPTSTSGKQNLEPSPASESDRSRHSPAPSMDPQSTEVFKPPRSQSPKLTSPPFQTSHSPPDPTVTSDLHLSSMAHPLDQPPPDRFTQGPSLNHNPEALGPCLSPVPPVRVMACEPPALVELVAAVREVGDQLQRLTRVLEQDRQERQVLGLGLVRLVEAAQGLGQLSETVKRLAEVVWPPSTPVPTTTTTEEEERPLRGDV; encoded by the exons ATGACTTCTCTACTCCTTACCCCATGGCCATCCTCACAACTCCCGTGCTCTCCCAAAG CAGCAAGCTCCCAGAATGGCCCTCGCAAGAAGAACCTCCGACCACCCAAGCAGGCCAAGTCCACCCGGGCCCCTGTACTGACAAATGGAGCTTCCCGCCAAG AGCGACTGCGCTTGGTCTCAGGTCCCCACGGATGCGCTGGCCGCCTGGAAGTCTGGCACGGTGGACGCTGGGGCACTGTTTGTGATGATGGATGGGACCTCCGAGATGCAGCAGTGGCCTGTCGGGAGCTGGGATGTGGCGGGGCGCTGGCTGCCCCTGGGGGTGCCAGATTCGGACCTGGTGCAGGACCCGTGTGGATGGACGACGTGGGGTGTGGAGGAGGAGAGCAGGCTCTCCGGGACTGTCCCCGGAGCCCCTGGGGCCGGAGCAACTGTGACCACACTGAGGATGCAGGGCTGGTCTGCACTG GTCCTGCACCCAGGCTGCGACTTGCTGATGGTCCCCACGGCTGCGCGGGCCGCCTGGAGGTTTGGCATGGTGGTCGCTGGGGATCAGTGTGTGACGATGCCTGGGATCTTCGTGATGCCGCTGTGGCCTGcagggagctgggctgtgggggCGCGTTGGCTGCCCCAGGGGGCGCCTTCTTTGGGGAGGGGTCTGGACCCATTGTCCTGGATGATCTCAGATGTCGGGGGAATGAGACAGCCTTGCGATTCTGCCCTTCAAGGTCCTGGGGCCAGCATGACTGTCACCACCGGGAAGATGCTGGGGCCGTGTGTGATG GCATGCCGCTTGGTGATGTGCAGCCCACAGCCCCCACAGTCAACAGCAACACCTCAACACCCCGGCTTCTGTCTACCTCAGTGAGCCAGACCCCAAGTCTAGTAGGCAGTCGgcctcctgcctctcccactGACCCTCCAGAGCCTGGGCCTGAAGCTG GGTCTCCCCAGCTGCGCCTGGTGGCTGGTCCCAGCAGGTGCTCTGGCCGGCTGGAGGTGTGGCATGATGGGCGCTGGGGGACGGTTTGTGATGACGGCTGGGACATGAGAGACTCGGCCGTGGTCTGccgggagctgggctgtgggggGCCTCGGCAACCAGACCCTGCAGCAGGCCGCTTCGGTTGGGGCGCGGGCCCCATTTGGCTGGATGATGTAGGTTGTGTGGGGACGGAGGCTTCGTTGTCAGAATGTCCTGCTGCTTCCTGGGGGAAACACAACTGTGCCCACAATGAGGATGTCGGGGTCACCTGCACTG gGACCCCTGGCCTGGGTACCATCTCAGACCCCTTCAGCTGGAGCTGGCtccctgggctggggagagatCAGGATGCTTGGATTCCAGGAGAGCTGGCCACCAAGCCCTCTGCTGATCTCACCTCCAGTGTGCTAGAGAAGACCACAAAGGCTCCAGGGAAAGCGCCCAAGAGCACTAAGAAGTGGGTGACTAAAAACGCAAAGCGGCCAACCGCTCCACCCCCTGGGATGCCAACCACTAGACGCTCCAGGGTCCCAGGCACTCCAAGCaccctaaatataaccccacgTACCTCCGAGTTACCTAAAAGACTGACCACTGAGGCTCCCCACAGACAGATGTCACATACCCCTGTAAAACTGACCCCCAGAGTCCCCTGGGAGTGGACCTCAGAGACTGTAACATCACTGTCCACTCAAGACCCCCAAGAAGTGACCTCTGAGGCCACCATCACACAGACCCCTCAAGCCTCCTTGGAGCCACCTGGTGAGAGCCCAGAAGGCTCGCTGGAGTCCTCCCGAgatccagcccccaccccatctGCTGGAGTCCCTACGCCATCAG GTCCCTTCCGGGTTCGTCTGGCTGATGGGCCTAACAGGTGTGCTGGCCGGCTAGAGGTGTGGCATGCTGGACAGTGGGGGACGGTCTGTGATGACAGCTGGGACCTTCGGGATGCCACAGTGGCCTGCTGGGAACTGGGCTGTGGAAAGGTCCGGCCCCGAGTAGGCAAAACCCACTATGGTCCTGGGACCGGGCCCATCTGGTTGGATGACATGGGCTGTAAGGGGAGTGAGACCTCACTGAGCGACTGCCCCTCGGGGACATGGGGGAAGCACAACTGTGACCACGAGGAAGACGTGGTGCTCTCCTGCACCG GGTACACGGGTGACGATGATTATCCCTCCTGGACTTGGGACCCCACTTCAGGAGAGGACCTGACCAAAGGAACCACTACGGCAGCACAGCCTGGACGGACTCTTTCCTGGGCGGCTACCACTAGGAACCCGGAAGTCCCCTCTTCAGGAACACAGAGGCTGCCAGACACAG ATGGCCAGGGCGGTTATGAACTCTCCTGGACGTGGGATACACCTTCACGGAGGGGTCTGTCCCGAGGGACCCCCACCACGACCAAACCCCGACCCACTGTCACCAGCGGCACCGGCAAGAGTCCAGGCCACCCCTTTCCAGCTCCGAGGGCCCGTGCAGGCACAG GTTCCCCAAGGAAGCCAAAACCGGAGCGCCGGCTGCTGCGACCAACCCCAGCCAGGACAGCACCCACCACCTTATCCCCAGCTCCTTCCACTTCCCCAGCGCCTTCTGGCTCACCGCTGACCTCTGGCTCTGGGCCACAGCTCATCCCTGACTCAGCCACAAAGCCAGAGAGGACCACAGGCCCTCCCCAAACATCTCCACCCACTCCGGGACTGTCCTCTTTGACAGCCTCTGACTCTGCTTTGTCCACTTCTGATGCCAGTTTGCTTCCCACTGGGATCCCACAGCACTCCCAGAGCCCAACATCCACCTCCCTTAAAGGACTAACCTCTGACTCCTCCGCGCTACCAGAAGGGACCAGCCTTTCCCCTACCTCAGAACTGACCCCAGCATCCGATACAACCCCAGGCTTGGGTGCAACACCCAAAATAGCCCCAGAACGTTCTGACTTCTCAGGCATCCCCATGAGCCCCAGGACCCCCACACAGCCTTCCACtgaccctcaccccaccccagcccctcaccctACCACCACCCCTAACCCCACCACCATTCCTCACCTGACCACTACCCTTCACCCGACCACCACCCCTCACCCGACCACCACCCCTCAACACACCACTTCTTACCCTACCATGACCCCTGTACACACCACAGACCCTCAGCTTCCCAGGACCCCTCACCCCACCGCAACGCCTCAACCTCCCACCAACCCTCATGCTTCCTTAACCGCTGCCACCCCTACAAAGTCCCTTCCATCTTCCCTGGAGACGGGGTTTCCCTCTCTCACTCTGGAGCCAAGGGTCAAGCCTAGCCTACACCCGGAACTGACCTTTGAGGAAGCCCCTCCTACAAGCACATCCGGAAAGCAGAACCTGGAGCCCTCTCCAGCCTCCGAGTCTGACCGCTCCAGGCATTCTCCAGCTCCAAGCATGGACCCACAGTCCACGGAGGTCTTTAAACCGCCCAGAAGCCAGAGTCCCAAATTAACCTCTCCACCTTTCCAGACTTCACACTCACCTCCAGACCCCACTGTGACCTCCGACCTTCACCTCTCCTCTATGGCCCACCCGTTGGACCAACCTCCCCCTGACCGCTTCACTCAAGGGCCAAGCCTTAATCACAACCCAGAAGCCCTTGGACCGTGTCTGTCCCCGGTACCCCCTGTAAGGGTCATGGCTTGTGAGCCACCGGCCTTGGTGGAGCTGGTGGCTGCTGTGAGGGAGGTGGGTGACCAGCTGCAGAGGCTGACTCGGGTCCTGGAACAAGACCGGCAGGAACGTCAAGTCCTGGGGCTGGGCCTAGTCCGGTTGGTAGAGGCTGCCCAGGGCCTGGGGCAGCTGAGCGAGACTGTAAAGAGACTGGCAGAGGTGGTCTGGCCTCCCAGCACCCCTgtgcccaccaccaccaccaccgaggAGGAGGAGAGGCCTCTCAGGGGAGATGTGTGA